The Laspinema palackyanum D2c sequence TTTTGCTAAACTTCGGGAATTTTTGGCCGGGGAAGTAACGAGAAATGGGGGTGAGGTGTGGTTGGGTCATCGCTACCTGAGTCACTCTTCCCCGGATGGGGAAACGGTGGTGATGCTTAAACCCCACGGGAAAGAACCCATCGCCCTTCGGACTCGGGTTTTAGTCGATGCTACAGGGTCCACGCGATCGCTGCTGTCCCCTCCCCGCCAACAGCGCCCTGATTTTTTTTCCGGCACCGGCATCGAATATTTAATTCAAGTGCAGGACTCCACTTACCAATCTTGTGCTGAGTCTCTGATTTTTTTCCTCGGCCATCACTGGATGCCTCAAGGGTATTCCTGGATTTTTCCGATGGAACGCAATATTCTCAAGGTAGGGGCGGCTCGTTATTACGGTCAACATCAAATTCTCCAGGATAACTATCCGGCGATTAAACAGTCCATTGAGTTGCTGATTAAAGACTATCTTCAGATTGATGACTATCACCGCTTAGAAACCCACGGTTCGACGCTGCACTACAGTCGAGGACTGCAAGATATTTATTACCGAGATAATTTAATCGCCATTGGGGATGCGGTTTCCTCGGTGAATTGTTTGGGGGGAGAAGGGATTCGGCATGGCATGGCCTCGGCACAGA is a genomic window containing:
- a CDS encoding NAD(P)/FAD-dependent oxidoreductase, coding for MKSFDVIIVGAGPAGGHCARQLACSGISVLLVEQHQTFEANNFSSAVTPMETLAQFELPESVVGSFWNQLVICSTQVRKQWESSTALGAVLNFAKLREFLAGEVTRNGGEVWLGHRYLSHSSPDGETVVMLKPHGKEPIALRTRVLVDATGSTRSLLSPPRQQRPDFFSGTGIEYLIQVQDSTYQSCAESLIFFLGHHWMPQGYSWIFPMERNILKVGAARYYGQHQILQDNYPAIKQSIELLIKDYLQIDDYHRLETHGSTLHYSRGLQDIYYRDNLIAIGDAVSSVNCLGGEGIRHGMASAQIASEYIQEYLADRRGDFAEYQHHLHQQFKRSWDISERIATKVYLVYSDRRIDQGLAYLGNLEVSEVIELLFSYRFENMTKGVGRILLSKLTEFWQKIGQRLGLSSTIS